Proteins encoded within one genomic window of Methanosarcina barkeri str. Wiesmoor:
- a CDS encoding ABC transporter ATP-binding protein: MSILDIEELTVDFTTKMGVYHVLKNVNLRVERGEIVGLIGESGCGKSTLAMSVLDINSRNRCMSGRICFMGENLQNLSKEEFRKFRGRHLGFIPQSSMNALNPLVRVKQQFIETIKDHVDMPEKEMIALSNDMLSLVSIDPKRIDSFPYEFSGGQRQRLMIALSMLLSPELIIADEPTTSLDAMVQLQIINLLENMARQKNTSLLVISHDLHTISRICDRIYIMYAGRIMETGTKEEILENPRHPYTQKLLSSSLPLMVEPVRVKGIPGSPPSSLKLYQGCEFLERCEKSSEICREKKPPDCTGNVRVSCHFEG, translated from the coding sequence ATGTCTATACTTGATATTGAAGAACTTACGGTTGATTTCACCACAAAAATGGGGGTTTACCATGTTCTGAAGAATGTGAACCTCAGGGTTGAAAGAGGAGAAATCGTAGGGTTAATAGGGGAGTCCGGCTGCGGGAAGTCAACCCTTGCAATGAGTGTTCTTGACATAAATAGCCGTAATCGATGTATGTCTGGAAGAATCTGCTTCATGGGAGAGAACCTGCAAAATCTCAGTAAGGAAGAATTTAGAAAATTCAGGGGGAGGCATCTTGGGTTTATACCTCAATCTTCCATGAACGCCCTCAATCCGCTTGTACGTGTTAAACAACAATTTATAGAGACCATCAAGGATCATGTGGATATGCCTGAAAAAGAGATGATTGCTCTTAGTAATGATATGCTTTCCCTGGTATCCATAGATCCTAAAAGGATTGATTCTTTCCCTTATGAGTTTAGTGGTGGACAACGTCAGAGACTTATGATTGCTCTTTCTATGCTTCTATCTCCTGAGCTGATTATTGCCGATGAACCTACCACTTCCCTTGATGCAATGGTACAGTTGCAAATTATAAACCTGCTGGAAAATATGGCACGACAAAAAAACACTTCTTTGCTTGTAATATCTCATGACCTGCACACTATTTCCAGAATTTGTGACAGGATTTACATAATGTATGCAGGGCGAATTATGGAAACAGGCACAAAAGAAGAGATACTGGAGAATCCACGCCACCCATACACACAAAAACTGCTGAGTTCAAGCTTGCCTCTTATGGTCGAGCCTGTAAGGGTTAAGGGTATACCAGGCAGTCCACCATCTTCTCTAAAACTTTACCAAGGTTGTGAATTTCTGGAAAGGTGTGAAAAGAGTTCTGAAATTTGCAGAGAGAAAAAACCTCCTGATTGTACAGGTAATGTCAGAGTGTCATGTCATTTTGAGGGATGA
- a CDS encoding ABC transporter ATP-binding protein, translated as MGKNELVRVINVTKVFKSKRLFKGSSLVTALDGVSLDVERNKILGIIGESGSGKTTLAKLILGILKPTSGVISFTDITDVNSEVRKPTVQVIFQDPYDSLSHMMTIEEIVSEPYLIKHKSRCTPDKVRSVLESVGLTPAEEYLNKYPYSLSGGQRQRVAIARAIITNPDIIIADEPISMLDASIGVDILNLILDMNENLGITFIFITHDITAAAYICHNIAVMHSGKIVEYGSRNQVLIQSQNAYTNSLLFAAGANLISSETKK; from the coding sequence ATGGGAAAAAATGAACTTGTCAGAGTTATCAATGTTACAAAGGTATTCAAGAGTAAAAGATTATTTAAGGGCAGTTCATTAGTCACGGCCCTTGATGGAGTATCTCTTGATGTCGAAAGGAATAAGATTCTTGGAATCATCGGAGAAAGCGGCAGCGGTAAAACCACTCTGGCTAAATTAATACTAGGTATTCTGAAACCAACATCAGGAGTTATATCTTTCACAGATATTACAGATGTGAATAGTGAAGTAAGGAAACCGACAGTACAGGTAATTTTCCAGGATCCTTATGACTCTTTGAGCCATATGATGACCATCGAAGAAATTGTATCTGAACCGTATCTAATAAAGCATAAAAGCAGGTGTACTCCTGATAAAGTACGTAGTGTTCTTGAATCCGTAGGTTTGACACCTGCTGAAGAGTACCTTAATAAGTATCCTTATTCTCTTAGTGGAGGGCAGCGTCAGCGTGTAGCCATTGCCAGGGCCATAATTACTAACCCTGACATAATAATAGCTGATGAACCCATTTCGATGCTTGATGCTTCCATTGGTGTCGATATTCTTAATCTTATACTTGATATGAATGAAAACCTTGGGATAACATTCATTTTTATCACTCATGACATCACTGCTGCTGCTTATATATGCCACAATATTGCTGTGATGCACTCTGGAAAGATAGTAGAATACGGTTCTCGAAATCAAGTGTTAATACAATCCCAGAACGCCTACACAAATTCGTTACTCTTTGCAGCAGGAGCAAATCTGATATCATCAGAAACAAAAAAGTAA
- a CDS encoding HEAT repeat domain-containing protein, with translation MSGVRWRVSLLFALITLSIFFSLLANSDRFMEVRGNETYTQTGAGISSSNSIVNLTNRLEAGNHEARLNAAAELGKLGGPAANGLVDKIESNNSSSEEINSYMLLALLETGDDRAENILSENFEKIEASNKAANESEAEEWKQGLSENILQAIEEKDAATRKYIADSIAMDSARSRNRGETNAFERALKSEIQNSSLYVPFALSDFGPEEPGSETEKLIKALKSNKGSTRVAAMMALGEMREKAAVDPILAILMRDYPPAQASAAIALGKIGDEKAVDVLRKEMKDGDNEYVKGGSAIALARIGDENSVPYIIDRLRDQRIKVRSSAALALGEIGNENAVEPLIETLKTGKSTEGQKSNSLNANTDVRKSAILALGEIGSTNSTETLIGILNDKEEELEVRTAATSALGNIKDPKAVEKLKQAFEDKTMDANIRNAAFLALSKTRDQETAKMLVGKLGDQEFGAIAREALIDMGELAVDPLIENLKTEDTKIRAETALILIEIGDQRGVKPLIEAYK, from the coding sequence AAACATACACACAGACCGGAGCTGGAATTTCAAGCAGTAATTCAATCGTAAATCTCACAAATAGGCTGGAAGCCGGCAACCATGAAGCGAGATTGAATGCTGCAGCTGAGCTTGGGAAGCTTGGTGGCCCTGCGGCAAATGGTCTTGTTGATAAAATCGAGTCAAATAATTCTAGTTCGGAAGAAATAAACAGTTACATGCTTCTCGCGCTTCTCGAAACCGGAGATGACAGAGCAGAAAATATCCTTTCCGAAAACTTTGAGAAAATTGAAGCTTCGAATAAGGCTGCAAACGAAAGTGAAGCTGAAGAATGGAAACAAGGACTCTCAGAGAATATCCTGCAGGCCATCGAAGAAAAAGATGCAGCCACAAGAAAGTACATTGCAGATTCTATTGCTATGGACTCCGCCAGGTCGAGAAATAGAGGAGAAACAAACGCTTTTGAGAGAGCTCTTAAATCAGAAATACAGAATTCAAGTCTCTATGTTCCTTTTGCGCTTTCAGACTTTGGACCTGAAGAACCAGGAAGTGAAACCGAAAAACTTATTAAAGCTCTTAAAAGCAACAAAGGAAGCACAAGAGTTGCAGCTATGATGGCTCTTGGAGAAATGAGAGAAAAAGCTGCAGTAGATCCCATACTTGCAATTCTGATGAGAGATTATCCGCCAGCACAAGCCAGTGCAGCGATTGCACTTGGAAAGATTGGAGACGAAAAGGCAGTAGACGTTCTAAGAAAAGAAATGAAAGACGGTGATAATGAATATGTTAAAGGCGGCTCTGCAATTGCGCTTGCGAGAATAGGAGACGAAAATTCAGTACCCTATATTATAGATAGATTGAGAGACCAGAGAATCAAAGTAAGAAGTAGTGCAGCTCTTGCGCTTGGAGAAATAGGAAACGAGAACGCGGTAGAACCCCTAATAGAAACCCTGAAAACCGGAAAGAGTACAGAAGGGCAAAAAAGTAATTCCTTGAACGCAAACACTGATGTCCGAAAAAGCGCTATCCTTGCCCTTGGAGAAATCGGGAGCACGAACTCTACTGAGACTTTAATCGGCATATTGAACGATAAGGAAGAGGAGCTTGAAGTCAGGACAGCGGCAACTTCAGCCCTGGGGAATATAAAAGATCCAAAAGCTGTAGAAAAGCTCAAACAGGCGTTTGAGGACAAAACTATGGATGCAAATATTAGAAATGCAGCTTTTCTTGCGCTTAGCAAAACAAGGGACCAGGAAACTGCAAAGATGCTTGTAGGAAAACTGGGAGATCAAGAGTTTGGGGCTATCGCCAGAGAAGCTCTCATAGATATGGGAGAATTGGCTGTTGATCCCCTTATAGAAAATTTGAAAACGGAAGACACGAAAATAAGAGCTGAAACAGCTTTAATTCTTATTGAAATTGGAGATCAGAGGGGAGTTAAACCTCTTATTGAGGCTTATAAGTAA